A single genomic interval of Streptomyces sp. BA2 harbors:
- a CDS encoding DUF6299 family protein: MSFRKATTATIASLLLLTAPAADAIAAPGETVTVDPTGRLAPDGTITLSGTYRCTSGTGPAFVSSSLTQGDSRVRHGIGGTRAVCDGEEHDWTNTGRPSPSTLKPGTAHVEATVMELASRNGLPLPYFHAMHRQDIKLTEG, from the coding sequence ATGTCATTCCGCAAGGCCACAACCGCCACCATCGCCTCGCTACTCCTGCTCACCGCACCGGCCGCCGACGCGATCGCCGCCCCGGGCGAGACAGTGACCGTCGACCCCACCGGCCGCCTCGCCCCGGACGGCACCATCACCCTCTCGGGAACCTACCGGTGCACCAGCGGCACCGGCCCTGCCTTCGTGTCCTCCTCCCTCACACAGGGCGACAGCCGTGTCCGCCACGGCATCGGCGGCACCCGCGCGGTCTGCGACGGCGAGGAGCACGACTGGACCAACACCGGACGCCCCTCGCCCTCCACCCTCAAGCCGGGCACCGCCCACGTCGAAGCCACCGTGATGGAACTCGCCTCCCGAAACGGCCTCCCGCTGCCGTACTTCCACGCCATGCACCGGCAGGACATCAAGCTCACCGAGGGCTGA
- a CDS encoding AAC(3) family N-acetyltransferase, whose translation MTITAEELVATIDELALAQRPVMVHASLRSFGMPVEGGADAVLDALLSRGCTVLVPSFTEPQFGVVPPTTMRPARNGIDYAVLDKATPRPQAAANYTVDCEVINSGMGVLPARLLARGKARRGRHPLNSFAAVGPQAAELVAAQTPTNVYGPVRTLADENGAILLLGVELNRMTALHLAEQDSGRRLPVRWARAADNRVIMVETGSCSEGFPRLEPWLRSLPRTARVSESRWSAYPAKETLAAAVAAMTADQSVTHCADAACLACRDSVAGGPIGPIPLG comes from the coding sequence ATGACGATCACCGCTGAAGAGCTCGTCGCGACGATCGACGAACTGGCGCTGGCGCAGCGGCCGGTCATGGTCCATGCATCGCTTCGGTCCTTCGGTATGCCCGTTGAGGGCGGGGCGGACGCTGTTCTGGACGCCTTGCTCTCCCGTGGCTGCACGGTCCTGGTCCCGTCGTTCACCGAACCGCAGTTCGGCGTCGTCCCCCCGACCACGATGCGCCCGGCCCGAAACGGAATCGACTACGCAGTCCTCGACAAGGCAACGCCCCGGCCCCAGGCAGCCGCCAACTACACCGTCGACTGCGAAGTCATCAACTCAGGCATGGGCGTCCTTCCGGCGCGACTACTCGCACGCGGCAAGGCGCGACGCGGCCGACACCCGCTCAATTCCTTCGCGGCCGTAGGGCCGCAAGCTGCCGAACTCGTCGCCGCGCAGACCCCCACCAACGTGTACGGCCCCGTGCGCACGCTTGCAGACGAGAACGGCGCCATACTCCTGCTGGGTGTCGAACTGAACCGGATGACTGCGCTCCACCTCGCCGAACAGGACTCCGGCCGACGACTCCCCGTCCGCTGGGCGCGCGCAGCCGACAACAGAGTGATCATGGTGGAGACAGGGTCGTGCTCAGAGGGATTCCCACGCCTGGAACCTTGGCTGCGATCGCTGCCACGCACTGCCCGGGTGAGCGAGTCCCGATGGAGCGCCTACCCGGCGAAGGAGACACTTGCCGCCGCAGTCGCCGCCATGACCGCTGATCAGAGCGTGACCCACTGCGCCGACGCGGCTTGCCTCGCCTGCCGAGACTCGGTGGCCGGCGGTCCGATCGGCCCGATTCCTTTGGGATGA
- a CDS encoding alpha/beta fold hydrolase: MNAQSSSPAPTPAPSSYKSTPTRSVSVRGVDFVYRLLGPDDGVPLILLNHLAAVLDNWDPRVVDGLAARRRVITFDNRGVGASGGSTPDTIEAMARDTVLFIRALGYDRVDLLGLSMGGFIAQVVAAEEPHLVRTIILAGTGPAGGPGIDKVTSLTIKDTLKAVLTRKRQAHLPLVVPRPAEGHPPMGRPGAGRSVAHPPSGSRGQR, translated from the coding sequence ATGAACGCACAGTCCAGTTCCCCCGCCCCCACCCCCGCCCCGTCGTCGTACAAGAGCACGCCGACCCGTTCCGTGTCCGTGCGCGGCGTGGACTTCGTCTACCGGCTGCTCGGTCCGGACGACGGCGTACCGCTGATCCTCCTCAACCACCTGGCCGCGGTCCTGGACAACTGGGACCCCCGCGTCGTCGACGGACTCGCCGCAAGACGCCGAGTGATCACCTTCGACAACCGCGGAGTCGGTGCGTCCGGCGGCTCCACGCCCGACACCATCGAGGCGATGGCCCGCGACACGGTGCTGTTCATCCGAGCCCTCGGGTACGACCGTGTCGACTTGCTCGGCCTGTCGATGGGCGGCTTCATCGCCCAGGTCGTCGCAGCGGAGGAACCGCACCTCGTGCGCACGATCATCCTCGCGGGCACGGGCCCCGCCGGAGGCCCTGGCATCGACAAGGTCACAAGCCTCACCATCAAGGACACCCTCAAGGCGGTCCTGACCCGCAAGCGACAAGCCCATCTCCCTCTCGTCGTTCCGCGCCCAGCTGAAGGCCATCCACCTATGGGGCGTCCAGGCGCCGGCCGATCTGTCGCGCATCCACCATCCGGCTCTCGTGGCCAACGGTGA
- a CDS encoding aldo/keto reductase gives MRYTTFGHRTGLRVSEYALGTANFGTGWGAGAEADEARRIFDRFAEAGGTFLDSADGYQFGESEELTGKLISADREHFVLATKFALGAAPQPDISKTGNSRKNMVASVEASLKRLGTDYIDLLWVHFPDELTPMEEILRGLDDLVSSGKIHHAALSNFPAWRVSRAVTLADLKNWAPIVGIQYEYSLVERTADRELLPMAESLGLGAALWSPLGGGLLTGKYRNSAEGRLSDLGMVIHTESTDQKAAVVDTVLAIAEETGVPPAQVSVAWVRERAARSVATLVPIIGPRTLAQLDSYLGALDVHLTEEQHTRLNEVSAVPLGVPHVGISASLGRLQGGAAERVIAPVVPVA, from the coding sequence ATGCGTTACACGACCTTCGGACACCGGACCGGACTGCGCGTATCCGAATACGCGCTCGGCACCGCGAACTTCGGCACCGGCTGGGGCGCCGGAGCCGAGGCGGACGAGGCACGCCGGATCTTCGACCGGTTCGCCGAGGCGGGCGGCACCTTCCTCGACAGCGCGGACGGCTACCAGTTCGGCGAGTCGGAGGAACTGACAGGAAAGCTGATCTCCGCCGACCGCGAGCACTTCGTGCTGGCCACCAAGTTCGCCCTCGGTGCCGCCCCGCAGCCGGACATCTCCAAGACGGGCAACAGCCGCAAGAACATGGTCGCCTCCGTGGAGGCCAGCCTGAAGCGCCTGGGCACCGACTACATCGACCTGCTGTGGGTGCACTTTCCGGACGAGCTCACCCCCATGGAAGAGATCCTGCGCGGGCTCGACGACCTGGTGAGCTCCGGCAAGATCCACCATGCCGCGCTGTCCAACTTCCCCGCCTGGCGCGTCTCGCGCGCGGTGACCCTCGCGGACCTGAAGAACTGGGCCCCGATCGTGGGCATCCAGTACGAGTACAGCCTCGTCGAGCGCACGGCCGACCGCGAGCTGCTCCCGATGGCCGAGAGCCTCGGACTCGGCGCCGCCCTGTGGTCCCCGCTCGGCGGCGGACTGCTCACCGGCAAGTACCGCAACTCCGCCGAGGGGCGCCTGAGCGACCTGGGCATGGTCATCCACACCGAGAGCACCGACCAGAAGGCCGCCGTAGTGGACACCGTCCTGGCCATCGCCGAGGAGACCGGCGTACCGCCCGCCCAGGTGTCGGTGGCCTGGGTTCGTGAGCGCGCCGCACGCTCCGTGGCCACGCTCGTCCCGATCATCGGCCCGCGCACTCTCGCCCAGCTCGACAGCTACCTCGGTGCCCTCGACGTCCACCTGACCGAGGAGCAGCACACCCGCCTGAACGAAGTCAGCGCGGTCCCACTCGGCGTGCCCCACGTGGGGATCTCCGCTTCCCTGGGCCGCCTCCAGGGAGGTGCCGCCGAGCGTGTCATCGCCCCGGTCGTGCCGGTGGCGTGA
- a CDS encoding helix-turn-helix transcriptional regulator, producing the protein MSEQGRRLAGRPAEAAPAETEAGAEIETEIETEIESAVPDLVRHAMLGTVQSSHISPFFVGRSAELAALGEALSRADAGEPCALVVGGEAGVGKTRLLEEFLGRAAADGAVVALGGCVETGADALPYHPVSTALRSLRRQLGAELHAAVAGQEGELARLLPELGEMDLGLPETDGRARLFELTVRLLERLAADRTLILALEDLHWADRSTRELLSFLLRAVTDSRLLIVATYRADDLHRRHPLRPALAEYERLRTVTSLALPRFDRTEVRRQLTAIRGDAPPEQLLDRVFERSEGNAFFVEELARSIVEGSPGGISESLRDLLLVRIEALPDEVQRVARIAAEGGSEVEFPLLAAVTGLAEDELIEILRAAVGAAVLQPSHEGESFRFRHALMREAVAGDLLPGERSRLSRRYAEALEADPTLVRSEERAGRLAGYWFDARDPARALPAMIAAAAAARGRHAFAEQHQLLERALEVWDDAPEELRRKAMRQGVEDGLSPAISPDMPGDFVDLLAAMTVAARLAGERERALALCNRALRKLEGDPLRAAWFWTERYQLVRDLSRSDGWDEIVQAQKLLKGLAPSVVHADVLTHAAHWYAVHQPGPKAVETAEEAVELCRMTGAENTGLAAQLTLAWLTINLGDVEAGLERARDVCARDLEPGNARVLLQGHGNLSTALHGIGRYTEAVEVAEEGSGLAERHGLPDTASFIDANLAESLTQLGRWVDADAVLKRAGGRRGASLRTRGQIAGQRAELALARGAYDEARRLMEESDSWTSGRYPEPQHSLAMARVAIALAAADGRILDVRSLLDTAVGEAIAPGHQRYGWPLLYEAAAAEARARGHAVAELGREAALEQIREAMRGQPEFAPLWAVLSQMTEAELLTTEGRDTIARWTEAVAATEQLEAPVLLATARLRLAEALITHGGAGSREAAGELLRQAEAVTRELGATPLGTEITTLAGRARIPLRQGDREAAPPPEPAAALGLTVRERDVLRLVAAGRSNRRIAQELFISPKTASVHVSNILAKLGASGRGEAAAIAHRLGVFDE; encoded by the coding sequence GTGAGCGAGCAAGGGCGTCGCCTGGCCGGGCGCCCGGCTGAAGCGGCCCCCGCCGAGACCGAGGCCGGGGCCGAGATCGAGACCGAGATCGAGACCGAGATCGAATCCGCTGTTCCTGACCTCGTACGTCATGCAATGCTCGGCACCGTGCAAAGCAGTCACATAAGCCCCTTCTTCGTGGGCCGCAGCGCCGAACTGGCCGCCCTCGGCGAGGCCCTGTCCCGGGCGGACGCCGGGGAGCCCTGCGCTCTGGTCGTCGGCGGTGAGGCCGGCGTCGGCAAGACCCGGCTCCTGGAGGAGTTTCTCGGCCGGGCCGCCGCGGACGGGGCCGTCGTCGCCCTGGGCGGCTGCGTCGAGACCGGCGCCGACGCCCTGCCGTACCACCCCGTCTCCACCGCCCTGCGCTCCCTGCGACGCCAGCTCGGCGCGGAACTCCACGCCGCCGTCGCCGGCCAGGAGGGCGAGCTCGCCCGGCTGCTCCCCGAGCTCGGGGAGATGGACCTGGGCCTCCCCGAAACCGACGGCCGTGCCCGGCTCTTCGAGCTCACCGTCCGCCTCCTTGAGCGCCTCGCCGCGGACCGGACCCTCATCCTGGCCTTGGAGGACCTGCACTGGGCCGACCGCTCCACCCGCGAGCTGCTCAGCTTTCTGCTGCGCGCCGTCACCGACAGCCGCCTGCTCATCGTCGCCACCTACCGCGCCGACGACCTGCACCGTCGCCACCCGTTGCGCCCCGCCCTCGCCGAGTACGAGCGGCTGCGCACCGTCACCAGCCTCGCGCTGCCCCGCTTCGACCGCACCGAAGTCCGCCGCCAGCTCACCGCCATTCGCGGCGATGCCCCGCCCGAGCAGCTCCTTGACCGGGTCTTCGAACGCTCCGAGGGCAACGCGTTCTTCGTGGAGGAGCTGGCCCGCAGCATCGTCGAAGGCTCCCCGGGCGGCATCAGCGAATCCCTGCGCGACCTGTTGCTGGTCCGGATCGAGGCACTGCCGGACGAGGTGCAGCGCGTGGCGCGGATCGCCGCCGAGGGCGGGTCCGAGGTGGAGTTCCCTCTCCTTGCCGCCGTCACGGGCCTCGCCGAGGACGAACTGATCGAGATCCTGCGTGCCGCTGTCGGTGCCGCCGTCCTGCAGCCCTCCCATGAGGGTGAGTCCTTCCGCTTCAGACACGCCCTGATGCGCGAGGCCGTGGCCGGCGACCTGCTGCCCGGGGAGCGCTCCCGGCTCAGCCGGCGCTATGCGGAGGCGCTGGAGGCCGATCCGACGCTCGTACGGTCCGAGGAGCGGGCCGGGCGCCTTGCCGGTTACTGGTTCGACGCCCGCGACCCCGCCAGAGCGCTGCCTGCGATGATCGCCGCGGCGGCCGCCGCCCGTGGCCGGCACGCGTTCGCCGAGCAGCACCAACTGCTCGAGCGGGCACTGGAGGTGTGGGACGACGCCCCCGAGGAGCTGCGCCGCAAGGCGATGCGGCAGGGTGTCGAGGACGGCCTGAGCCCGGCCATCTCCCCGGACATGCCCGGGGACTTCGTGGACCTGCTCGCCGCGATGACTGTTGCCGCGCGCCTCGCGGGAGAGCGGGAGCGGGCGCTCGCCCTCTGCAACCGGGCGCTGCGCAAACTGGAAGGCGACCCTCTGCGAGCGGCCTGGTTCTGGACCGAGCGCTACCAACTCGTGCGCGACCTCTCCCGTTCCGACGGCTGGGACGAGATCGTCCAGGCCCAGAAGCTGCTCAAGGGCCTCGCGCCGTCCGTCGTACACGCCGATGTGCTGACGCATGCGGCGCACTGGTACGCCGTGCACCAGCCGGGGCCGAAGGCGGTCGAGACCGCCGAAGAGGCGGTGGAACTCTGCCGGATGACGGGCGCCGAGAACACCGGCCTTGCCGCGCAGCTCACCCTGGCCTGGCTCACCATCAACTTGGGCGACGTCGAGGCCGGACTCGAGCGGGCTCGCGACGTGTGCGCCCGTGACCTCGAACCGGGCAACGCCAGGGTCCTGCTTCAAGGCCACGGCAACTTGTCCACTGCGCTGCACGGCATCGGCCGCTACACCGAGGCCGTCGAGGTCGCCGAGGAGGGCAGCGGCCTTGCCGAGCGCCACGGGCTGCCGGACACCGCCTCGTTCATCGACGCCAACCTCGCCGAGTCCCTCACCCAGCTCGGCCGCTGGGTCGACGCCGACGCGGTGCTCAAGAGGGCAGGCGGCCGCCGCGGGGCGAGCCTCCGCACCCGGGGGCAGATCGCCGGGCAGCGGGCGGAACTGGCCCTGGCCCGGGGCGCCTACGACGAAGCCCGGCGGCTGATGGAGGAGTCCGACAGCTGGACCTCCGGCCGCTACCCGGAGCCGCAGCACAGCCTGGCCATGGCCCGGGTCGCCATCGCCCTTGCGGCTGCCGACGGCCGGATCCTCGACGTCCGCTCCCTGCTCGATACGGCGGTCGGCGAGGCCATCGCCCCCGGCCACCAACGCTACGGCTGGCCGCTGCTGTACGAGGCCGCGGCGGCGGAGGCGCGGGCCCGCGGGCACGCGGTGGCCGAGCTGGGGCGCGAGGCGGCGCTGGAGCAGATCCGCGAGGCGATGCGGGGCCAGCCCGAATTCGCACCGCTGTGGGCCGTGCTGTCCCAGATGACCGAGGCCGAACTACTCACCACCGAGGGCCGGGACACCATCGCCCGCTGGACGGAGGCCGTCGCCGCCACCGAGCAGTTGGAGGCCCCGGTGCTGCTTGCCACCGCCCGGTTGCGGCTCGCGGAGGCCCTGATCACCCATGGCGGCGCCGGGTCCCGCGAAGCGGCCGGTGAGTTGCTGCGCCAGGCCGAGGCGGTGACGCGCGAGCTGGGCGCGACGCCGCTCGGGACGGAGATCACCACGCTGGCCGGCCGCGCCCGGATCCCGCTGCGGCAGGGCGATCGGGAGGCGGCCCCGCCCCCGGAGCCGGCTGCGGCGCTGGGGCTGACCGTCCGGGAGCGGGACGTGCTGCGGCTGGTCGCCGCTGGGCGGAGCAACCGGAGAATCGCGCAGGAGCTGTTCATCTCGCCGAAGACGGCGAGCGTGCATGTCTCCAACATCCTGGCCAAGCTGGGCGCTTCAGGCCGAGGGGAGGCCGCGGCCATCGCGCACCGGCTGGGGGTTTTCGACGAGTGA
- a CDS encoding TetR/AcrR family transcriptional regulator, giving the protein MGRVSQAQAAENRRRVVETASRLFREQGTHISVADLMKASGLTHGGFYKQFASKEALVDEATAHAFDELAQLHKDGLERHAGQRDAAQRALIDAYLSVEHRDRAADGCPVAALAGDIARETGDREARRVYTKGVDDFAGFLATDDQDGIARLCTMLGALVLARATKGSPLSEEILTTARTALTKSS; this is encoded by the coding sequence ATGGGCCGCGTATCGCAGGCGCAGGCGGCGGAGAACCGCCGGCGGGTTGTGGAAACCGCATCCCGGCTGTTCCGGGAACAGGGCACCCACATCAGCGTCGCCGACCTCATGAAGGCGTCCGGCCTCACCCACGGCGGCTTCTACAAGCAGTTCGCCTCCAAAGAGGCGCTCGTCGACGAAGCCACCGCCCACGCGTTCGACGAACTAGCCCAGCTGCACAAGGACGGACTCGAGCGGCACGCCGGGCAGCGCGACGCGGCGCAGCGGGCGCTGATCGACGCCTACCTCTCCGTCGAACATCGCGACAGAGCGGCGGACGGCTGCCCGGTCGCCGCACTCGCCGGCGACATCGCGCGCGAAACCGGAGATCGCGAGGCGCGTCGCGTCTACACCAAGGGAGTGGACGACTTCGCCGGCTTTCTCGCCACCGACGACCAGGACGGCATCGCCCGGCTGTGCACCATGCTCGGCGCACTCGTCCTGGCCCGGGCCACCAAGGGCTCCCCGCTCTCCGAGGAGATCCTCACCACCGCGCGAACCGCCTTGACGAAGAGCAGCTGA
- a CDS encoding NADP-dependent oxidoreductase, with product MKAFMVEKYGDQAGMRAAEVPDPQVGPDDVLVKIHAAGVNPLDLRIRNGDFKAFMPYRLPLVLGNDLAGEVLQVGSSVTRFAVGDEVYARPDKDSIGTFAELIAVHQDDLALKPATLSMTDAASLPLVALTAWQALVERTHVQPGQKVLIHAGAGGLGSIAVQLAKALGAHVATTASTAKVDLVRELGADVVVDYRTQAFEENLDGYDVVLDSLGGENLAKSLRVLKPGGTAISVAGPPDAAFARELGANPILRLAMSALSFKTRRSAKRHGVTYSFLFMKASGDQLRELTPLIDAGKIRPVVDRVFPFDDTLQAMEYVEKGRAKAGKVVVAMT from the coding sequence ATGAAGGCTTTCATGGTCGAGAAGTACGGCGATCAAGCCGGGATGCGCGCCGCCGAGGTACCCGACCCCCAGGTGGGCCCCGACGACGTCCTGGTCAAGATCCACGCGGCAGGCGTCAACCCGCTGGATCTCAGGATCCGCAACGGGGACTTCAAGGCGTTCATGCCCTACCGTCTCCCGCTCGTCCTGGGCAACGACCTCGCCGGGGAGGTCCTCCAGGTCGGGTCGTCCGTCACCCGGTTCGCGGTGGGCGACGAGGTCTACGCCCGGCCCGACAAGGACAGCATCGGCACCTTCGCCGAACTCATTGCCGTCCATCAGGACGACTTGGCACTCAAACCCGCCACCCTCTCCATGACAGATGCCGCCTCCCTTCCCCTGGTCGCCCTGACCGCATGGCAGGCACTGGTCGAGCGGACCCATGTACAGCCGGGCCAGAAGGTCCTCATCCACGCGGGTGCCGGCGGCCTCGGCTCCATCGCCGTCCAGCTGGCGAAGGCGCTCGGCGCGCACGTGGCCACCACCGCGAGCACCGCCAAGGTCGACCTGGTGAGGGAACTCGGCGCGGACGTCGTCGTCGACTACCGCACACAGGCCTTCGAGGAGAACCTCGACGGCTACGACGTCGTCCTGGACAGCCTCGGCGGCGAGAACCTCGCCAAATCCCTGCGTGTACTCAAGCCCGGCGGCACGGCCATCAGCGTCGCGGGCCCACCCGACGCGGCCTTCGCCCGCGAACTCGGAGCGAACCCGATCCTGCGCCTGGCGATGAGCGCGCTGAGCTTCAAGACCCGGCGCAGCGCCAAGCGCCACGGCGTGACGTACTCGTTCCTGTTCATGAAGGCCAGCGGCGACCAACTGCGCGAACTCACACCGCTCATCGACGCCGGGAAGATCCGCCCCGTCGTCGATCGCGTCTTCCCGTTCGACGACACACTTCAGGCCATGGAATACGTCGAGAAGGGCCGTGCGAAGGCCGGCAAGGTCGTCGTCGCGATGACCTGA
- a CDS encoding tetratricopeptide repeat protein yields the protein MDASLVWTAVGTLGTYAGLGMAWLQLRVQPVENRQEPVPGALTLFGVSVVPPTGALPLETHGRDQILGPLWKWTRRPPATTIVLVGMGGIGKSTVATALAERAARGRRSGRWSRRVWWVSAADQSSLAAGLVTVARQLNADPADLEALASGAPDAPDRFWSLLERAAPGWLLVFDAADDPEVLAGGASAVGDGTGWIRPSARGLTVVTSRNSDPRTWGRHAKVCRMDPVDEGAGARVLLDLAPRAGDEAEAQLLAQRLGGLPLALYLAGTYLDTAVARWRTFADYRHVLDSGGGVRLLDDPRAEARGVVTRTWEISLDDLARCGVPHARPLLRLLSCWAPATPIPLDLLDARHIACLLRPRAFGQIDEGDADNADQLEEALRGLDKLGLIEARVSGPQTAIVIHPVVADANRIHLSSAVARPGDEPDANLVRRVAVEVITSELSGLSPYAPADWPRFRLIGTHLRTLLDTVAPHLTQEHLAALVSAVCTTGCAIDQSGAIDVGESLCLAALDRASGLDADHPVVLQLRHQLAWDSAAMGRRNQAEAMYRQVFVARRRLLGEDYPDTLVTRHELAWIAAAQERREEAESGYRRVLPALRRVLGEEHIATLFTRHEHGWALANQGRLEDAEAELRSVLRTRRQVLGEEHPHTLATLHELAWITARRGRPAEAEVKYRQLLETRLQVLGDEHHHTLSAHHELAWILALQGRWSKAAAEYENVLRARRRALGEEHPDTLATLSALQQLGNRHIADAFHVA from the coding sequence GTGGACGCGAGCCTGGTCTGGACTGCCGTGGGCACATTGGGGACGTATGCCGGGCTGGGAATGGCGTGGCTGCAGTTGCGGGTCCAGCCCGTGGAGAACCGTCAGGAACCGGTGCCAGGGGCGCTGACCCTGTTCGGGGTGTCGGTGGTGCCACCCACCGGGGCGTTGCCGCTCGAGACGCACGGCCGCGATCAGATACTGGGACCACTGTGGAAGTGGACGCGCAGGCCCCCCGCGACAACCATCGTGCTTGTAGGGATGGGCGGCATCGGCAAGTCGACGGTGGCCACGGCGCTGGCCGAGCGTGCTGCCCGCGGCCGGAGGTCAGGCCGTTGGAGCAGACGGGTGTGGTGGGTCTCGGCTGCGGATCAGTCAAGTCTCGCGGCCGGGCTGGTCACTGTTGCCCGGCAGTTGAATGCCGACCCCGCCGACCTGGAGGCGTTGGCGTCGGGGGCACCGGATGCCCCTGACCGGTTCTGGTCGTTGCTGGAGCGGGCGGCGCCCGGGTGGCTGTTGGTCTTCGATGCGGCTGATGACCCGGAGGTGCTTGCCGGGGGTGCCTCGGCGGTGGGCGACGGAACCGGCTGGATACGCCCGTCGGCCCGCGGACTGACCGTGGTGACGAGCCGGAACTCCGACCCACGAACGTGGGGGCGCCACGCCAAGGTGTGTCGGATGGATCCGGTGGATGAGGGCGCCGGCGCCCGAGTGTTGCTTGATCTGGCTCCCCGGGCGGGAGATGAGGCCGAGGCACAGTTGCTGGCCCAGCGTCTGGGTGGCCTGCCGCTGGCGCTGTATCTGGCAGGAACGTACCTGGATACCGCCGTTGCACGATGGCGAACCTTCGCCGACTACCGCCACGTACTCGACAGCGGTGGCGGGGTACGGCTACTGGACGACCCCCGGGCGGAGGCTCGTGGCGTGGTGACGCGAACGTGGGAGATCTCCCTCGACGACCTGGCGCGATGCGGAGTGCCACACGCGCGTCCCCTACTCCGCTTGCTGTCCTGCTGGGCCCCCGCAACCCCGATACCGCTCGACCTGCTCGACGCTCGTCACATCGCGTGCCTGCTCCGGCCACGAGCTTTTGGCCAGATCGACGAGGGGGACGCCGACAACGCGGACCAACTGGAGGAGGCACTGCGCGGTCTCGACAAGCTGGGCCTGATCGAGGCACGAGTATCCGGCCCGCAGACCGCGATCGTGATCCACCCGGTCGTGGCAGACGCCAATCGCATCCACCTTTCGTCGGCCGTCGCACGCCCGGGCGACGAGCCGGACGCGAATCTCGTTCGGCGAGTCGCTGTCGAAGTCATCACCTCCGAGCTGTCCGGCCTGAGCCCGTACGCGCCCGCCGACTGGCCACGCTTCCGGTTGATCGGCACACATCTGCGCACCCTGCTCGACACTGTTGCTCCGCACTTGACGCAGGAGCACCTCGCAGCGCTGGTCTCAGCCGTCTGCACCACAGGCTGCGCCATCGACCAGAGCGGAGCCATCGATGTCGGCGAAAGCTTGTGCCTTGCCGCCTTGGACCGCGCGTCCGGTCTCGATGCGGATCACCCCGTAGTCCTCCAACTCCGGCACCAGCTTGCATGGGATTCGGCCGCCATGGGACGCCGGAACCAGGCGGAGGCCATGTATCGACAGGTGTTCGTGGCACGTCGACGGCTACTCGGGGAGGACTATCCCGACACGCTGGTCACTCGCCACGAACTAGCCTGGATCGCCGCCGCCCAGGAACGGCGGGAAGAGGCGGAGAGCGGCTACCGGCGTGTCCTGCCCGCTCTCCGGAGGGTGCTCGGCGAGGAGCACATCGCCACCCTGTTCACCAGACACGAACATGGCTGGGCGTTGGCGAACCAGGGGCGCCTGGAGGATGCCGAGGCGGAGCTGCGGTCCGTCCTGCGGACCCGACGACAGGTTCTCGGCGAGGAGCATCCGCACACGCTGGCGACACTCCACGAGCTGGCGTGGATCACGGCCAGGCGCGGTCGGCCCGCTGAGGCGGAGGTGAAGTACCGGCAACTGCTGGAAACTCGCCTGCAGGTACTCGGCGACGAGCACCACCACACCCTGTCCGCCCATCACGAACTAGCCTGGATCCTGGCCCTGCAAGGCCGTTGGAGCAAGGCAGCGGCCGAGTACGAGAACGTTCTCCGGGCACGCCGACGGGCGCTCGGAGAGGAGCATCCCGACACGCTGGCGACTCTTTCGGCGCTCCAGCAGCTCGGAAACCGTCATATCGCCGACGCATTCCACGTCGCCTGA
- a CDS encoding SDR family oxidoreductase: MELKDAVAVVTGANRGLGRHLAAQLVERGAKVYAAARRPETVDLPGVTPLRLDVTDEDSIRAAARTASDATLLVNNAGISTATPLIAGRLDAVRGEMETNFFGPLAVTRTFAPVMEGNGGGAVLNVLSVLSWLHPAGLGSYAAAKAAAWALTNATREELAPRGITVSALHVGYMDTDMAAGVPADQKADPADVAAQALYGIEGGLPEILADETTRYVRQSLAASPGGT, from the coding sequence ATGGAACTGAAGGACGCGGTCGCGGTGGTCACAGGCGCCAACCGGGGGCTCGGGCGGCATCTGGCCGCCCAGCTCGTGGAGCGCGGGGCGAAGGTGTACGCGGCGGCCCGCCGCCCCGAGACGGTGGACCTGCCCGGCGTCACCCCGCTGAGGCTGGACGTGACGGACGAGGATTCGATCCGGGCCGCGGCCCGCACCGCGTCCGACGCGACGCTGCTGGTGAACAACGCCGGCATCTCCACCGCCACACCGCTGATCGCGGGCCGCTTGGACGCGGTGCGCGGGGAGATGGAGACGAACTTCTTCGGTCCGCTCGCCGTGACACGGACTTTCGCCCCCGTCATGGAGGGCAACGGCGGCGGAGCGGTGCTCAACGTCCTGTCCGTCCTGTCCTGGCTGCACCCGGCCGGCCTCGGGTCCTACGCCGCCGCCAAGGCCGCCGCATGGGCGCTGACGAATGCGACCCGCGAGGAACTGGCGCCCCGCGGGATCACCGTCTCGGCACTGCACGTCGGATACATGGACACCGACATGGCCGCGGGAGTCCCAGCCGATCAGAAGGCCGACCCCGCCGATGTCGCCGCGCAGGCCCTGTACGGCATCGAAGGGGGCCTGCCCGAGATCCTCGCCGACGAGACCACCCGGTACGTCAGGCAGAGCCTGGCCGCTTCGCCCGGCGGGACGTGA